A stretch of DNA from Vicingus serpentipes:
CCTTTATTTTAAATATGCTAATTTCTTTATTGAAAATGTTAACGGGGTTTTATCTTCTTTTGGACAAGAAAATGTTTCTTGGACAAGCGTTGTTTTACCTATAGGAATTTCGTTTTATACGTTTCAAACACTTACATATTCTATAGATGTTTTTAGGGGAACACACAAACCATTAAAAACACCTTTGCAGTACTTAGTTTATATTATGTTATTTCCTCAAATGATTGCTGGTCCAATTGTTCGTTTTAATGAAATAGCTGATCAAATTGAAAATAGAGAAGACCTTGAAACCGTTGATAATAAGTTATTAGGGTTCTTCAGATTTGGAATAGGTCTTGCAAAAAAAGTGTTAATTGCTAACGTTATGGGACTTGAGGCTGATCGAGTTTTTTCAATGGCAGAAGAAGATTTAACAACACCAATAGTCTGGATAGGTTCTTTAGCATATACATTTCAAATTTATTATGATTTTTCTGGTTATTCCGACATGGCAATTGGTTTGGGCAAAATATTAGGATTTAAGTTTCCGGAAAACTTTAATAACCCATATGTTTCTCAAAACATAACTGAATTCTGGAGAAGGTGGCACATTACTTTAGGAAGTTTTATGCGAGACTACCTTTATATACCTTTAGGTGGTAATAGGGTGAAATCTAAAACTAGACTTTATTCAAATTTATGGATTGTTTTCATTCTATCTGGTCTTTGGCATGGTGCAGCATG
This window harbors:
- a CDS encoding MBOAT family O-acyltransferase produces the protein MVFSSTFFLLLFLPVFLFFYHLAAVKYKNWVILIASLFFYAWGAPKFVFVVVGSVIVDFYLIDSMYKSKVKRTRLWLLTISISINLGLLLYFKYANFFIENVNGVLSSFGQENVSWTSVVLPIGISFYTFQTLTYSIDVFRGTHKPLKTPLQYLVYIMLFPQMIAGPIVRFNEIADQIENREDLETVDNKLLGFFRFGIGLAKKVLIANVMGLEADRVFSMAEEDLTTPIVWIGSLAYTFQIYYDFSGYSDMAIGLGKILGFKFPENFNNPYVSQNITEFWRRWHITLGSFMRDYLYIPLGGNRVKSKTRLYSNLWIVFILSGLWHGAAWNFVLWGAFHGFFLILDRLFLLKVYSVIGKYPSILITFIITIVGWVLFRVESLSQAGFYIKKMFAFDFRSIDHYLDQQFWTILVVAIIFAFITVSKLGLKLEQKTFFAESYTNKGYVFGTFLFLILFVLSLSTITSSGFNPFIYFRF